From Sphaerochaeta sp., a single genomic window includes:
- a CDS encoding aminopeptidase (catalyzes the removal of amino acids from the N termini of peptides) produces MNIQDLSASYKGFLSQSQTERLCVRTIIAALEKNGFSLMNRSSSLSDGDKVYEVIKGKTVFAAIVGKEPDKIRLVGSHIDSPKLDLKANPLYGKGNLLMLSLHDYGWIKPYQWVNTPLGLYGLVILKDGTELPVDLKDTAFSIADIPPHISRDQLKQPMSEGFAVSQLNAIGGCLDGSDSQSSVEEKVYGLLKEAYGIEKEDFAVADLCLLPKNEPMDVGFDHALIGAYGQDDRICAFTSLSALLATSEPRHTALSWFVDKEEVASTGDTSAQSFALRNFLRRYSALFTEQKFQADDLLENAQAISADVTTAFDPNFPEKFDETNHADLGKGVVVEKNGAAGSGKFRANEARAEYAHVIRTLLDQNHIAWQTGALAKLGVGGGGTISPFLSRYGLDCIDAGPALLGMHSPFELSSKFDLMSTTGLYQAFFAS; encoded by the coding sequence ATGAATATTCAAGATCTCTCTGCATCATACAAAGGATTTCTCAGCCAATCCCAAACGGAACGGCTCTGCGTTCGTACCATTATCGCCGCTCTGGAAAAGAACGGTTTCTCGCTGATGAACCGCTCTTCTTCCCTTTCGGATGGCGACAAGGTATATGAGGTGATCAAAGGCAAGACGGTCTTCGCCGCCATTGTCGGGAAGGAACCGGACAAGATCCGTCTGGTGGGAAGCCACATCGATTCCCCCAAACTGGATCTGAAAGCCAACCCGTTGTATGGGAAAGGAAACCTTCTGATGCTTTCCCTGCACGACTACGGGTGGATCAAACCGTACCAGTGGGTCAACACGCCCCTTGGGCTGTACGGGCTTGTCATTTTGAAGGACGGAACCGAGCTTCCTGTGGATCTGAAGGACACGGCGTTCTCCATCGCCGACATTCCACCGCACATCAGCAGGGACCAACTGAAACAGCCGATGTCCGAAGGATTCGCCGTCTCCCAGCTGAATGCCATTGGCGGTTGTCTGGATGGTTCGGACAGCCAGTCTTCGGTGGAAGAAAAAGTGTATGGTCTTCTCAAGGAGGCGTATGGCATCGAAAAGGAAGACTTCGCCGTCGCCGATCTCTGCCTGCTTCCCAAGAACGAACCGATGGATGTCGGCTTCGACCACGCATTGATCGGAGCCTACGGTCAGGATGACCGGATCTGCGCGTTCACTTCCCTCTCCGCATTGCTCGCGACAAGCGAACCACGGCATACCGCCCTCTCCTGGTTCGTGGACAAGGAAGAAGTGGCGTCCACCGGTGACACGTCAGCGCAGAGCTTTGCGCTCCGCAACTTCCTCAGGCGCTACAGCGCGTTGTTCACCGAGCAGAAATTCCAGGCGGACGACCTACTGGAGAACGCCCAGGCGATCTCCGCAGACGTCACCACCGCCTTTGATCCCAACTTCCCGGAGAAGTTTGACGAGACCAACCACGCTGACCTTGGCAAAGGCGTCGTGGTGGAAAAGAACGGAGCGGCGGGATCAGGAAAATTCCGGGCCAACGAGGCCAGAGCGGAATACGCCCATGTGATCCGGACACTGCTCGACCAAAACCACATCGCATGGCAGACCGGGGCGCTTGCCAAACTGGGTGTCGGTGGCGGCGGTACGATCTCTCCGTTCCTCTCACGGTACGGACTTGACTGCATCGACGCCGGACCGGCGCTCCTCGGCATGCACTCACCGTTCGAACTCAGCTCGAAGTTCGACCTGATGAGCACCACCGGATTGTATCAGGCTTTCTTCGCATCCTGA
- a CDS encoding pseudouridine-5'-phosphate glycosidase, giving the protein MNEYLKITEEVKDALATNKPVVALESTIISHGMPYPKNVETAKRVEATIRKEGAVPATIAIIGGKLNVGLSADELEYFGKKGTAITKASRRDIPYLCARKEDGATTVAATMAIAHLAGIQVFATGGIGGVHRGVAETMDISADLEELSRTPVMVVCAGAKAILDLPRTMEYLETKGVAVIGYQTEELPAFYTRQSGLKVTLRSDTAVDIASIWRAKRMIDPERGLLVTNPIPEEASMDPAYISKEIDLAIAEMKRQGIKGKETTPYLLETIQKLTGGASLEANITLVLNNAVLAANIAKEIVRQDAKKA; this is encoded by the coding sequence ATGAACGAGTATCTGAAGATTACCGAAGAAGTGAAAGATGCGTTGGCCACCAACAAGCCGGTGGTGGCGCTGGAAAGCACCATCATCAGCCATGGCATGCCGTATCCGAAGAACGTGGAGACGGCGAAGCGGGTGGAAGCGACCATCCGGAAGGAAGGCGCGGTTCCCGCGACCATCGCAATCATCGGTGGAAAACTCAACGTCGGACTTTCGGCGGATGAACTGGAATACTTTGGGAAGAAGGGGACCGCCATCACCAAGGCGAGCAGACGGGACATCCCGTACCTGTGCGCTCGGAAAGAAGATGGCGCAACCACCGTCGCGGCGACGATGGCCATCGCGCACCTCGCCGGCATCCAGGTGTTCGCCACCGGAGGGATCGGAGGGGTGCACAGAGGCGTGGCGGAAACGATGGACATCTCCGCCGATCTTGAGGAACTGTCCCGCACCCCGGTGATGGTTGTCTGCGCCGGAGCCAAGGCGATCCTTGATCTCCCCCGGACAATGGAATATCTGGAAACCAAAGGGGTGGCCGTCATCGGCTATCAAACGGAGGAACTGCCTGCCTTCTATACCCGGCAGAGCGGGCTGAAGGTGACGCTCCGTTCCGATACCGCGGTGGACATCGCCTCCATCTGGCGTGCCAAACGGATGATCGACCCGGAGCGTGGCCTTTTGGTGACCAACCCGATCCCCGAAGAAGCCAGCATGGATCCTGCATATATTTCCAAGGAGATCGACCTGGCCATCGCCGAGATGAAACGGCAGGGCATCAAAGGAAAAGAGACCACTCCGTACCTGCTTGAGACGATCCAGAAACTTACCGGAGGCGCAAGCCTGGAAGCCAACATCACGCTGGTGCTGAACAACGCGGTGCTGGCTGCCAACATCGCCAAGGAAATCGTCCGTCAGGATGCGAAGAAAGCCTGA
- a CDS encoding carbohydrate kinase family protein gives MDPYVVVVGGTNQDICGKSTKPLVCRDSNPGTVWATLGGVGHNIALNMAKLGLSVFFITAVGDDDAGRAVLTEADQCGLHMVLPPFHGASTGRYVYLCGPDGNMELAVNDMQATTLLTPQSLAPCERLVRDASLVVSEANLQPETLRYVGGICDRLVVDPVSTIKMGRLEGMWDRISVFKPNRLEAEMLSHVSIDSPENLNKACTALLALGMKSVVVSLGEDGACYADSKRFIRLPVIMGNDVVDTTGCGDAFVAGFCFGLMEKGIDSVRYALASALGASSITAACEETVNPHLDRNALIDVLDAHTTYWEGAMI, from the coding sequence ATGGATCCATACGTCGTTGTGGTCGGTGGGACCAATCAGGATATCTGCGGAAAAAGCACGAAGCCATTGGTGTGCCGAGACTCAAATCCCGGAACCGTCTGGGCAACCCTCGGCGGAGTCGGGCACAACATCGCGCTGAACATGGCGAAACTGGGGCTTTCCGTGTTCTTCATTACGGCTGTCGGTGATGATGACGCGGGGCGGGCTGTCCTCACGGAAGCGGACCAATGCGGACTTCACATGGTGTTGCCTCCGTTTCATGGCGCCTCCACCGGACGGTACGTCTACCTCTGTGGTCCGGACGGAAACATGGAGCTTGCCGTCAATGACATGCAGGCCACTACGTTGCTTACGCCCCAGTCTCTTGCTCCGTGCGAGCGCCTGGTGCGTGATGCGTCCCTGGTGGTGTCGGAGGCGAATCTCCAACCGGAAACCCTTCGGTATGTGGGTGGCATCTGCGACCGGTTGGTCGTCGATCCTGTATCGACGATCAAAATGGGACGGCTGGAGGGGATGTGGGACCGGATATCGGTGTTCAAGCCAAATCGTCTGGAAGCGGAAATGCTTTCCCATGTTTCCATCGACAGCCCGGAGAACTTGAACAAAGCCTGCACCGCATTGCTTGCCTTAGGCATGAAAAGCGTCGTGGTGTCGTTGGGCGAGGATGGCGCGTGTTATGCGGATTCCAAACGATTCATCCGCTTGCCCGTGATAATGGGAAACGACGTGGTGGACACCACGGGATGCGGGGACGCATTTGTCGCCGGATTCTGTTTCGGTCTGATGGAGAAAGGAATCGATTCGGTGCGGTATGCCCTTGCGTCGGCGTTGGGCGCTTCTTCGATCACGGCAGCGTGCGAAGAGACGGTCAATCCTCATTTGGATCGGAATGCCTTGATCGACGTGTTGGATGCACATACAACCTATTGGGAAGGAGCAATGATATGA
- a CDS encoding bifunctional metallophosphatase/5'-nucleotidase, with protein sequence MKRRRVLGVLLVVFLTITALFAQGNYEPGKDLVVLYTNDVHCGVSEDLGYEGLVAVKNAELQKTPYVVLVDAGDAIQGEEMGSVSKGEYPVEIMNKAGYAFGAIGNHEFDYGMDRLSQLIDMADIQYLACNIAYTGTKPNPLAKVKPYAIETYGDKKVAFIGVSTPESIAKSTPTYFQEDGKFVFNFSGADPEQFYAVVQKNVDEVRSQGVDYVILLAHLGIDESSAPFRSIDLIQHTSGIDVVLDGHSHSVIPCDVYKNKDGGNVLLSSTGTKLNNIGKLVITSGGDITTSLIGEYPDKDPEMAAFVKEIKGKYEAALSQVIGFTDVDLNIAGANGLRLVRNRETNLGDLCADAYRKVANADIAFVNGGGIRAKISAGDITYGSLIKVHPYGNTLTMVEAKGSEILDALELGSRATQIKAEDGEKSLGEVGGFLQVSGLKYTIDTSVPSSVKLDGNGMFVGVEGARRVKDVMVLNGDAWEPIDPEKTYKLASHNYLIKDAGDGYTMFKDNKLLINEGMLDYQVLITYVVDSLGGKVGDAYKDPQGRITVI encoded by the coding sequence ATGAAACGACGAAGAGTGCTTGGTGTGTTGTTGGTCGTATTCCTGACGATCACGGCGCTGTTTGCCCAGGGCAACTATGAACCGGGCAAAGATCTGGTGGTGCTGTACACCAATGACGTCCACTGCGGGGTGAGTGAAGACCTCGGCTATGAAGGCTTGGTGGCGGTGAAGAATGCGGAGTTGCAGAAAACCCCATATGTCGTTCTGGTGGATGCCGGTGACGCCATCCAGGGAGAGGAGATGGGCTCGGTCTCAAAAGGCGAGTATCCCGTCGAAATCATGAACAAGGCCGGCTACGCGTTCGGCGCCATCGGCAACCATGAGTTCGACTACGGTATGGATCGGCTTTCCCAGTTGATCGACATGGCTGACATCCAGTACCTTGCGTGCAACATCGCCTATACGGGAACAAAGCCCAATCCGCTTGCCAAAGTGAAACCCTACGCGATTGAGACGTATGGCGACAAGAAGGTGGCGTTCATCGGCGTTTCCACGCCGGAGAGCATCGCCAAGTCCACGCCCACCTATTTCCAGGAAGATGGAAAGTTTGTCTTCAACTTCTCTGGCGCGGATCCCGAGCAGTTCTATGCCGTGGTGCAGAAGAACGTCGACGAGGTGCGCAGCCAGGGCGTTGACTATGTCATCTTGCTGGCCCACCTGGGCATCGACGAATCCTCCGCGCCGTTCCGGTCCATCGATCTGATCCAGCACACCAGCGGCATCGACGTGGTGCTGGACGGTCATTCCCATTCGGTGATCCCGTGTGACGTGTACAAGAACAAGGATGGCGGCAACGTGCTGCTTTCCTCCACCGGGACGAAGCTGAACAACATCGGGAAACTGGTCATCACCAGCGGCGGGGACATCACCACCTCGTTGATCGGCGAGTATCCGGACAAGGATCCCGAGATGGCCGCGTTCGTCAAGGAGATCAAGGGCAAGTACGAAGCGGCGTTGAGCCAGGTGATCGGGTTCACCGATGTCGATCTGAACATCGCCGGCGCCAACGGGCTTCGCTTGGTGCGCAACCGCGAGACCAACCTTGGTGACTTGTGCGCCGACGCCTACCGCAAGGTGGCGAACGCCGATATCGCGTTCGTCAACGGTGGTGGCATTCGGGCGAAGATTTCCGCCGGGGACATCACCTATGGTTCGTTGATCAAAGTGCATCCGTACGGCAATACGCTGACCATGGTGGAAGCGAAAGGCTCGGAGATCCTTGACGCGTTGGAACTGGGAAGCCGTGCCACGCAGATCAAGGCGGAAGACGGTGAGAAATCCCTCGGTGAAGTGGGAGGATTCCTCCAGGTATCCGGCTTGAAGTACACCATTGATACGTCGGTTCCTTCTTCCGTCAAACTTGACGGCAACGGGATGTTCGTCGGTGTGGAAGGGGCGCGCAGGGTCAAGGACGTGATGGTCCTGAACGGTGATGCGTGGGAGCCCATCGATCCGGAGAAGACGTACAAGCTGGCGTCGCACAACTATTTGATCAAAGACGCCGGTGACGGCTACACGATGTTCAAGGACAACAAGCTGTTGATCAACGAAGGCATGCTTGACTACCAGGTGTTGATCACCTACGTGGTGGATTCGCTGGGCGGAAAAGTCGGTGACGCGTACAAGGATCCGCAGGGACGGATCACCGTCATCTGA
- a CDS encoding NAD-dependent protein deacylase, protein MGEFREQEDLFRPKIEKLESMIAGARRLCAFTGAGVSTLSGIPDFRGAHGVYTDPWHGMDVEDIISIDFFFRRPDIFYQWAKDVWYKVDQYQPTIVHTTLAAMEQKGYLRALFTQNIDMLHERAGSKNVYDVHGSIAHHHCTNCGQAYGYREIADKVLKGEVPHCDRCHAVIKPDIVFYGESLDSFVLEKAYEEFTHTDLCLVLGSSLTVQPAASFPYYATRQGAPLVIVNAQPTAQDGAADLRFNDLEQVFTELSTWLQKQPTRKLDLD, encoded by the coding sequence ATGGGTGAGTTTCGTGAACAGGAAGATCTGTTTCGTCCGAAGATCGAGAAGCTGGAGAGCATGATAGCCGGCGCCCGAAGACTGTGCGCTTTCACCGGAGCGGGAGTCTCCACCTTGTCGGGCATACCGGATTTCCGCGGTGCCCACGGCGTGTATACCGACCCGTGGCATGGAATGGACGTGGAAGACATTATTTCCATTGATTTCTTCTTCCGCCGTCCTGATATCTTCTACCAATGGGCCAAGGACGTGTGGTACAAGGTTGACCAGTACCAACCGACCATCGTCCATACGACGCTTGCCGCCATGGAACAGAAAGGATATCTCCGGGCGTTGTTCACCCAGAACATCGACATGCTCCATGAACGGGCCGGGAGCAAGAACGTCTACGACGTCCATGGTTCCATCGCCCATCATCACTGCACCAACTGCGGGCAGGCGTACGGATACCGTGAGATCGCCGACAAGGTGCTGAAAGGGGAAGTGCCCCACTGTGACCGTTGCCATGCGGTGATCAAACCGGACATCGTGTTCTACGGGGAATCGTTGGACAGCTTCGTGCTGGAGAAAGCGTACGAGGAGTTCACCCATACCGACCTGTGCCTTGTGCTTGGTTCTTCTTTGACGGTCCAGCCTGCCGCGTCGTTTCCGTACTACGCCACACGCCAGGGAGCTCCCCTTGTGATCGTCAACGCCCAGCCGACGGCCCAGGATGGCGCCGCTGACCTTCGGTTCAACGATCTTGAGCAGGTGTTCACCGAACTCTCTACGTGGCTGCAGAAGCAACCGACGAGGAAACTGGACCTCGATTGA